A window of the Phragmites australis chromosome 20, lpPhrAust1.1, whole genome shotgun sequence genome harbors these coding sequences:
- the LOC133902474 gene encoding delta(8)-fatty-acid desaturase 2-like, producing the protein MPPAADAMPAPKDAGVDDDVRMISSKELRAHASADDLWISISGDVYDVTSWLPRHPGGDLPLLTLAGKDATDAFAAYHPPSARPLLRRFFIGRFSDYTVSPASADYRRLLAQLSSAGLFERVGPTPKVLLCIMAVLFCAVLYLVLACAAASAHLLAGGLTGFIWIQSGWMGHDSGHHHITGHPTLDRVVQILSGNCLTGLSIAWWKCNHNTHHIACNSLDHDPDLQHMPLFAVSTKLFGNLWSYFYQRTMAFDAASKFLISFQHWTFYPVMCFARINLLAQSALFVLFQRKVPQRLLEIAGVAAFWVWYPLLLSCLPNWWERIAFVVSSFTICGIQHVQFCLNHFSSEVYVGPPKGNDWFEKQTGGSLDIECSPWMDWFHGGLQFQIEHHLFPRLPRCHLRKVAPFVRDLCKKHGLPYAAASFWEANVLTWKTLRAAALQARNATSGAAPKNLVWEAVNTHG; encoded by the coding sequence ATGCCGCCCGCCGCCGACGCAATGCCGGCCCCCAAGGACGCTGGCGTCGACGACGACGTCCGCATGATCTCCTCCAAGGAACTCCGCGCCCACGCATCCGCCGACGACCTCTGGATCTCCATCTCCGGCGACGTGTACGACGTCACGTCGTGGCTCCCGCGCCACCCGGGCGGGGACCTCCCGCTCCTTACCCTGGCCGGAAAGGATGCCACCGACGCCTTCGCCGCCTACCACCCGCCCTCGGCCCGCCCACTCCTCCGCCGTTTCTTCATCGGCCGCTTCTCCGACTACACCGTCTCCCCCGCCTCCGCCGActaccgccgcctcctcgcgcAGCTCTCCTCCGCCGGCCTCTTCGAGCGCGTTGGGCCCACCCCCAAGGTACTGCTCTGCATCATGGCCGTCCTCTTCTGCGCGGTCCTGTACCTCGTCCtcgcctgcgccgccgcctccgcgcaCCTCCTCGCGGGGGGGCTCACCGGGTTCATCTGGATCCAGTCCGGCTGGATGGGCCACGACTCGGGGCACCACCACATCACGGGCCACCCGACCCTCGACCGCGTCGTGCAGATACTCTCCGGGAACTGCCTCaccggcctcagcatcgcctgGTGGAAGTGCAACCACAACACGCACCACATCGCCTGCAACAGCCTCGACCACGACCCGGACCTGCAGCACATGCCGCTCTTCGCCGTCTCTACCAAGCTCTTCGGCAACCTGTGGTCCTACTTCTACCAGCGCACCATGGCGTTCGACGCCGCGTCCAAGTTCCTGATCAGCTTCCAGCACTGGACGTTCTACCCGGTGATGTGCTTCGCCAGGATAAACCTTCTCGCGCAGTCGGCCCTGTTCGTGCTGTTCCAGAGGAAGGTGCCGCAGCGGTTGCTGGAGATCGCTGGGGTCGCCGCATTCTGGGTTTGGTACCCGTTGCTGCTGTCTTGCCTGCCAAATTGGTGGGAGAGGATAGCGTTTGTGGTTTCCAGCTTTACCATTTGCGGGATTCAGCACGTTCAGTTCTGCCTGAACCACTTCTCGTCCGAGGTGTATGTTGGGCCGCCCAAGGGGAATGACTGGTTTGAGAAGCAGACGGGGGGCTCGCTCGACATCGAGTGCTCCCCTTGGATGGATTGGTTCCATGGTGGTCTGCAATTCCAGATTGAGCACCATCTGTTTCCCCGTCTCCCTCGCTGCCACCTTAGGAAGGTTGCGCCGTTCGTACGTGACCTTTGCAAGAAGCATGGGCTGCCTTATGCTGCAGCCTCATTCTGGGAGGCGAATGTGCTTACATGGAAGACGCTGAGGGCTGCTGCATTGCAAGCCAGGAACGCCACTAGTGGCGCTGCGCCGAAGAATTTGGTCTGGGAGGCAGTGAACACTCATGGATAA
- the LOC133901473 gene encoding L-type lectin-domain containing receptor kinase IX.1-like, whose translation MAAASLPPFPLMFLRLYCFLVLYMHVPSASSLSFSFNFSKTGDPCSNELVCRGDSSFANSVIELTRKNYVSYDGQGRVWYATPVPLWNAVTGELASFSTTFSFKITLNPKSPAWADGMAFFLAHYYSNYSVLASGVGGGHLGLFTFGNAFNATGDSQVVAVEFDTYLNVGWDKSDQHVGIDVNSLKSVASTDTTAPGFKNRTSDSAMNAAVHYDNWTKLLTVDLQIDDTLYHVNKTVDLKQNLPDTVAVGFSASTGYGNVHQLLSWSFNSTLENTTEPISKRNTTEPSTKSLFKVLVPILVVSVCAIVGLLIWLRQKLRKIEDTDDAADSEAEEQYGEAEFEKVLAGPRRYLYRELTTATGNFAEENLLGRGGFGSVYKGCLPSDADDVQQAAIKKFSLESSQGRKEFEAEVKIISRLRHRNLVQLLGWCDSLKGLLLVYELVPEGSLDKHIHNNERLLTWSERYKIILGLGSALRYLHCEWEQCVVHGDIKPSNIMLDSSYNAKLGDFGLARLVDHGTGPRTTGLVQGTAGYIDPEFVNTRRPSTESDVYSFGIVLLEIVSGRQPVVIREGVPPFVLLKWVWSLYCQGATLDAADKLLRGDKAEERQMERALVVGLWCAHHDPGERLSVTQAMHALQSEDVKLPTLSLQMYKPAAPPSGVSGTSFSSGVRSSVATGTTTRSSEWSAT comes from the exons ATGGCTGCCGCTAGCCTTCCCCCTTTCCCCCTCATGTTCCTCCGCCTCTACTGCTTCCTCGTGCTGTACATGCACGTACCTTCTGCTTCCTCGCTTTCATTCAGCTTCAATTTTTCCAAGACCGGGGACCCCTGCAGCAACGAGCTCGTTTGCAGGGGCGACTCGTCCTTCGCTAACTCCGTAATCGAGCTGACAAGGAAAAACTATGTAAGCTACGACGGCCAAGGCCGTGTGTGGTACGCGACCCCGGTGCCGCTCTGGAATGCCGTCACCGGCGAGCTAGCAAGCTTCAGCACCACCTTCTCCTTTAAGATCACGTTGAACCCGAAGAGCCCTGCATGGGCCGACGGGATGGCCTTCTTCCTCGCGCATTACTACTCGAACTACAGCGTCCTGGCCAGCGGGGTCGGGGGCGGGCACCTCGGTCTCTTCACCTTCGGCAACGCCTTCAACGCGACAGGTGATAGTCAGGTCGTTGCCGTCGAGTTCGACACGTACCTTAATGTAGGATGGGACAAGAGCGACCAGCACGTCGGCATCGACGTCAACTCCCTCAAGTCGGTGGCGTCCACGGACACGACCGCGCCGGGATTCAAGAACCGCACATCCGATTCTGCGATGAATGCCGCGGTCCACTACGATAACTGGACGAAGTTGTTAACCGTCGATCTCCAAATCGACGACACCTTGTACCACGTCAACAAGACCGTTGACCTTAAACAAAACTTGCCGGACACGGTGGCCGTCGGCTTCTCAGCGTCGACCGGCTACGGCAACGTACACCAGCTACTCTCATGGTCGTTCAATTCGACGCTTGAAAATACCACGGAGCCCATCTCAAAAAGAAATACCACGGAGCCCTCAACCAAATCGCTATTCAAGGTACTTGTTCCTATACTCGTTGTGTCGGTCTGTGCGATTGTGGGCCTCCTCATATGGCTGCGTCAGAAGCTCAGAAAAATCGAAGACACAGATGATGCTGCCGACAGCGAGGCTGAAGAGCAATACGGCGAGGCTGAGTTCGAGAAAGTGTTGGCGGGGCCAAGGCGGTATCTCTACCGCGAGCTTACCACCGCGACAGGCAACTTCGCAGAGGAGAATCTGCTCGGCCGAGGAGGTTTTGGCAGTGTGTACAAGGGCTGCCTCCCGAGCGACGCCGACGACGTCCAGCAAGCGGCCATTAAAAAGTTCTCGTTGGAGTCGTCTCAGGGTAGGAAGGAGTTCGAGGCCGAGGTGAAGATCATCAGCCGGCTGAGGCATCGCAACCTAGTGCAGCTGTTAGGCTGGTGTGACAGCCTCAAAGGGCTACTGCTCGTCTACGAGCTTGTGCCAGAAGGGAGCCTAGATAAACACATCCACAACAACGAGAGGTTGTTAACCTGGTCTGAGAG GTACAAGATCATTCTTGGGTTAGGGTCAGCCCTGCGTTACCTGCACTGCGAATGGGAGCAATGTGTCGTCCACGGTGACATCAAGCCGAGCAACATAATGCTCGACTCGTCCTACAACGCCAAGCTGGGAGACTTCGGGCTCGCTCGGCTCGTCGACCATGGGACCGGCCCACGAACGACGGGGCTTGTCCAAGGAACCGCAGGGTACATCGACCCGGAGTTTGTCAACACGCGCCGGCCGAGCACAGAGTCGGACGTCTACAGCTTCGGCATCGTGTTGCTCGAGATCGTTTCCGGACGGCAGCCGGTGGTCATACGAGAAGGCGTCCCGCCATTCGTGCTGCTTAAGTGGGTGTGGAGCTTGTACTGCCAGGGCGCAACCCTCGACGCGGCGGACAAGCTCCTGCGGGGCGACAAGGCCGAGGAGCGGCAGATGGAGCGCGCGCTGGTCGTGGGGCTCTGGTGCGCGCACCACGACCCGGGCGAGCGGCTGTCCGTCACGCAGGCCATGCACGCGCTGCAGTCCGAGGATGTGAAGCTGCCGACGCTCTCGCTGCAGATGTACAAGCCGGCGGCACCGCCGAGCGGTGTGTCCGGCACCTCCTTCTCCAGCGGCGTCCGCTCTTCGGTGGCCACAGGCACGACGACACGTTCTTCGGAATGGTCTGCCACCTGA